The following are from one region of the Juglans regia cultivar Chandler chromosome 10, Walnut 2.0, whole genome shotgun sequence genome:
- the LOC109017762 gene encoding PLAT domain-containing protein 2-like, giving the protein MALNTFFFFLFLSLFFTPIVRSSEDDCVYTVYIRTGSVIKGGTDSIISVRLYDKYGDYIGIKNLEAWGGLMEPGHNYFERGNLDIFSGRAPCLPAPICAINLTSDGSGPNHGWYVNYFEVTATGAHIKCKQQQFTVEQWLALDTAPYELTAIRNYCPSVNDKPRGSLKSTV; this is encoded by the exons ATGGCTCTCaacactttcttcttcttccttttcctgTCTCTCTTCTTCACCCCTATCGTCCGATCTTCC GAGGATGACTGCGTTTACACGGTCTACATTCGGACGGGATCGGTCATAAAGGGCGGGACGGACTCGATCATCAGCGTCCGCCTGTACGACAAGTACGGAGACTACATTGGGATCAAGAACCTGGAGGCCTGGGGGGGACTGATGGAGCCTGGACACAACTACTTCGAGAGAGGCAATCTGGACATCTTCAGCGGGAGGGCGCCGTGCCTACCCGCCCCGATCTGCGCGATCAACCTGACTTCCGACGGGTCGGGTCCTAACCATGGATGGTATGTCAACTACTTCGAGGTGACGGCAACGGGGGCCCACATAAAGTGCAAGCAGCAGCAGTTCACGGTGGAGCAGTGGCTGGCTCTCGATACGGCGCCGTACGAGCTCACCGCCATCAGGAATTACTGCCCCTCCGTAAACGACAAGCCTCGCGGTTCCCTCAAGTCTACCGTGTAA
- the LOC118349627 gene encoding NDR1/HIN1-like protein 13 gives MEGRVSSVGGDDSDDDPIMPPRPPPPPPPPPSSSVQAHCSETYVIQIPKNQIYRIPPPENAIIAERHRTPDKSNKNKVCCSSLWIIGVILVAAVLIGLALVVFYFMFSPKVPIFSIAHVLAKNNTHSSPHKHSGPRYEISMDVKNPNQFMAINYKHGGVAALSFKGKKIAKGEFPTWYQGENSAKRIKLFLQGVNAAVPYEIGKTMNGKKPKVLVSLALDVKVPVKVKFGVIKKWSMDTNVACKLKVSTLGVGSRILSQECHTEFKF, from the coding sequence ATGGAGGGGCGGGTTTCATCTGTTGGAGGTgatgatagtgatgatgatCCTATAATGCCACCACGTCCACCTccgccaccgccaccaccaccttcATCATCTGTACAGGCCCACTGCTCCGAAACTTATGTGATCCAAATacctaaaaatcaaatttatcgcATTCCACCTCCTGAAAATGCCATTATCGCAGAACGTCACCGCACTCCAGATAAAAGCAATAAGAACAAAGTATGTTGTTCGAGTTTGTGGATAATTGGGGTCATCTTGGTTGCTGCCGTATTAATTGGGCTAGCCCTAGTGGTCTTCTACTTCATGTTTAGTCCTAAAGTTCCTATATTCTCCATTGCGCACGTCCTAGCTAAGAATAATACACACTCTTCACCTCATAAACATTCCGGGCCAAGGTACGAAATCTCCATGGATGTCAAGAATCCGAATCAATTCATGGCAATTAATTACAAGCATGGGGGGGTTGCCGCATTGTCTTTCAAGGGTAAAAAGATTGCTAAGGGCGAGTTTCCAACATGGTACCAAGGAGAGAACAGTGCTAAAAGGATTAAACTTTTCTTACAAGGAGTAAATGCAGCGGTGCCTTACGAGATTGGGAAGACCATGAATGGCAAGAAACCGAAGGTATTGGTCTCTTTAGCTCTAGATGTGAAAGTTCCTGTGAAGGTGAAATTTGGTGTGATTAAGAAGTGGAGTATGGACACGAACGTTGCATGTAAACTTAAGGTGAGTACATTGGGTGTGGGTTCGCGGATATTGTCGCAAGAATGTCACACCGAATTCAAGTTCTAG
- the LOC108979980 gene encoding probable trehalose-phosphate phosphatase H yields the protein MTKQNVLASGTKSSVNLAITMAMSEPSIFTAATAGGYISISSAWVDSMRACSPTRIRTAPSLADHDQSSWIDHHPSALDMFEQIIDASKGKKIVMFLDYDGTLSPIVDDPDRAFMSDAMRKTVRKLANCFPTAIVSGRCRDKVYSFVRLAELYYAGSHGMDIKGPAKGSKYKKAGSRGRAVQFQPASKFLPMIDEVYKQLVEKTKAIPGAQVEHNKFCVSVHFRRVEEKKWNELAQQVRSVLKEYPKLRLTQGRKVLEIRPTIKWDKGKALEFLLESLGFANCADVFPVYIGDDRTDEDAFKILRERGQGFGILVSKFPKETSASYSLQEPDEVMDFLKRLVQWKRPSLRAQF from the exons ATGACGAAACAGAATGTGCTAGCCTCTGGTACCAAATCTAGTGTCAACCTTGCAATTACTATGGCCATGTCGGAACCGTCCATTTTCACGGCAGCAACGGCCGGGGGATACATTTCCATTTCAAGTGCTTGGGTTGACTCGATGAGAGCTTGTTCTCCTACCCGTATCAGAACCGCGCCTTCTTTGGCCGACCATGACCAGAGTTCTTGGATT GATCACCATCCTTCAGCCTTGGACATGTTTGAGCAAATCATTGATGCCTCAAAGGGAAAGAAGATAGTGATGTTTCTGGACTATGACGGCACACTCTCTCCGATAGTCGACGACCCGGATCGAGCTTTCATGTCTGATGCG ATGAGAAAGACGGTGAGAAAACTTGCGAACTGTTTTCCCACTGCCATTGTGAGTGGGAGGTGCAGAGATAAG GTGTATAGCTTCGTACGGTTAGCAGAGTTGTACTATGCCGGAAGCCATGGCATGGACATTAAAGGACCGGCAAAAGGCTCCAAATACAAGAAA GCGGGTAGTAGAGGTCGTGCTGTTCAGTTCCAACCCGCCAGTAAATTTCTTCCGATGATTGACGAG GTTTACAAGCAGTTGGTGGAGAAAACTAAAGCAATTCCGGGGGCTCAAGTGGAGCACAATAAGTTCTGTGTGTCTGTTCATTTTCGACGTGTCGAGGAAaag AAATGGAATGAACTGGCCCAACAAGTTAGATCAGTATTGAAAGAGTACCCAAAGCTTCGACTAACTCAAGGAAGAAAG GTGCTAGAAATCCGACCTACCATAAAATGGGACAAGGGGAAGGCTCTAGAATTTTTGTTAGAGTCTCTTG GATTTGCCAATTGTGCGGATGTTTTTCCTGTTTATATTGGAGATGATCGGACAGATGAAGATGCATTCAAG atattaagaGAGAGAGGACAAGGTTTTGGCATACTCGTCTCCAAGTTCCCAAAAGAAACAAGTGCATCTTATTCTTTACAAGAACCAGACGAG GTTATGGACTTTTTGAAACGCTTGGTCCAGTGGAAACGACCCTCACTGCGAGCACAGTTTTAA